In Aquimarina spinulae, a single window of DNA contains:
- a CDS encoding TonB-dependent receptor: MRKIVTLFALFFVGILFAQETGSITGTLLDKESNNQPLPFANVLIKGTTKGTTTDFDGLYTIENLEPGTYVLEFSFVGYETLDIKDVIVKSNETTTVNTAMAASAAALDEVVIKTTTKKESEAAILLEQKNAVTIQQKIGAQELSKKGVSDVATGLTKATGISRQSDKLYVRGLGDRYNNAYLNGLPIPSLNPKLKLIDLGIFPTDIVENLGIYKTYAPDIYGDFAGASVNIDTKDRPGKGFLEVGFSSGVNSNAVSNDFFLLNGGQYDEWGLDDGSRRVPVFLDIPNYNYNSTEIEYYPFDTSFNPVKRFNAPDGGMSITGGKTFTVAEDQKLDVLVTASFDQNHRTALGGNQAAFNSQGESITGIGNFKNVDRYEYFTNTTVLGSIGYRWNNNNKILATTLFVNDTEDELREFTDGVSSEDTDVGIRLRRGTYEQNNLFTQQLTGEHRFSERKYQLNWGFAYNKAKGLIPDRRQLVFTELQNGNLVLGNRTSPDLANNQRFYQELNENDYSGKIDFDINFGKDEDDNFKNALTIGLAGRSKDRDFESNQLNYNLNSLVNQNVDFNNPDALLNETNFLNGEYIVLENLNPTRIYEADLLTIAGYANLQYALTEKLTFNGGIRAELFEQNVFYREQQDLETSPFKTQKIDETFILPSISLKYELNSTSNLRFAASKTVTLPKFTEIAPFLDEDVTEATLGNTILNNSDNYNVDIKWEHFPEQTGELVAATLFGKYIENPIEKVYVASASNVNTFINSDNAVIFGAELEYRKNLGNLFNTEETIWNNLNFGVNTTIMYTKVEIDPTITTFNGSNIAPTNVERQLQGASPFLVNADVVYAKEFGNHKITSTLDFNIFGDRVYSAGGNGVGDIFEKGFGVLNFNFKDEIGKHVEISLKAKNLLNPSIERYQDQEDLGQEFTTYKFDNGINFSLGVTFKL; encoded by the coding sequence ATGAGAAAAATTGTTACACTTTTTGCGTTATTTTTTGTAGGAATACTCTTCGCGCAAGAAACCGGTTCGATTACCGGAACATTATTAGACAAGGAATCTAATAATCAGCCTTTACCTTTTGCTAATGTATTAATTAAAGGAACAACAAAAGGAACGACTACAGATTTTGATGGTTTATATACTATTGAAAATCTGGAGCCAGGGACATATGTACTAGAGTTTAGTTTTGTAGGGTATGAAACTTTAGACATTAAAGATGTAATCGTAAAGTCAAACGAAACCACTACAGTTAATACTGCAATGGCAGCAAGCGCGGCTGCATTAGATGAGGTTGTAATTAAAACTACGACCAAAAAGGAATCTGAAGCAGCTATTTTATTAGAACAAAAAAATGCGGTGACTATTCAGCAAAAGATAGGAGCGCAAGAACTTTCTAAAAAAGGAGTAAGTGATGTTGCTACAGGTTTAACTAAAGCAACTGGTATTTCTAGACAGAGTGATAAACTATATGTTCGTGGATTAGGAGATCGTTATAACAATGCTTATTTAAATGGACTACCTATTCCGTCATTAAACCCAAAGTTAAAACTTATTGATCTTGGGATTTTTCCGACCGATATAGTTGAGAATTTAGGGATTTATAAAACGTATGCTCCAGATATATATGGTGATTTTGCCGGAGCAAGTGTAAATATTGATACCAAAGACCGTCCCGGAAAAGGTTTTTTAGAAGTTGGTTTTAGTTCGGGAGTAAACTCTAATGCTGTTAGTAATGATTTTTTCTTACTTAATGGTGGGCAATATGATGAATGGGGATTAGACGATGGGTCACGAAGAGTTCCTGTTTTCTTAGACATTCCGAATTACAATTATAATAGTACAGAAATAGAGTACTACCCTTTTGATACTTCTTTTAATCCTGTAAAAAGATTTAATGCTCCCGATGGAGGTATGAGTATAACCGGTGGAAAAACCTTTACAGTTGCAGAAGATCAGAAATTAGATGTATTGGTTACCGCATCATTTGATCAAAACCATAGAACCGCTTTGGGAGGTAATCAGGCTGCTTTTAACTCTCAGGGAGAAAGTATTACTGGAATAGGAAATTTTAAGAATGTAGATCGATATGAGTATTTTACGAATACTACAGTATTAGGAAGTATTGGATACCGATGGAACAATAACAATAAGATTCTTGCTACTACATTATTTGTTAATGATACCGAAGATGAGCTTAGAGAGTTTACAGATGGTGTAAGTAGTGAAGATACAGATGTAGGTATTCGTTTAAGAAGAGGAACCTATGAGCAAAATAACCTGTTTACACAACAACTTACCGGAGAACATAGATTTAGCGAAAGAAAGTATCAGTTAAATTGGGGATTTGCATATAATAAAGCAAAGGGCTTAATACCCGACAGACGTCAATTGGTGTTTACAGAATTGCAAAATGGAAACCTTGTTTTAGGAAACCGTACAAGTCCGGATTTAGCAAACAACCAACGTTTTTATCAGGAATTGAATGAAAATGATTATTCTGGGAAGATTGATTTTGATATTAATTTTGGAAAGGATGAAGATGATAACTTTAAAAATGCACTTACGATTGGATTAGCAGGAAGATCAAAAGATAGAGATTTTGAATCTAATCAGTTAAACTACAACCTTAACAGTCTTGTAAATCAAAATGTAGATTTTAATAATCCGGATGCATTATTAAATGAAACTAATTTCCTTAATGGAGAATATATTGTTTTAGAAAACCTTAATCCGACAAGAATTTATGAGGCAGATTTATTAACCATTGCTGGGTATGCAAATTTGCAATATGCATTAACAGAAAAACTAACCTTCAATGGAGGTATTCGCGCAGAATTGTTTGAGCAAAATGTGTTTTATAGAGAACAACAAGACTTAGAAACGTCTCCTTTCAAAACACAAAAGATAGACGAAACTTTTATTCTCCCTAGTATAAGTTTGAAATATGAGTTAAACTCAACATCAAACCTTCGTTTTGCAGCTAGTAAAACGGTTACACTGCCAAAATTCACAGAAATAGCACCTTTCTTAGATGAAGATGTTACCGAAGCTACTCTGGGAAATACTATTCTTAATAATTCTGATAACTATAATGTAGATATCAAATGGGAACACTTTCCTGAGCAGACAGGTGAATTGGTAGCGGCTACATTATTTGGTAAATATATCGAAAACCCAATCGAAAAAGTATATGTAGCATCAGCTTCAAATGTAAACACATTTATCAATTCTGATAATGCTGTAATCTTTGGAGCAGAATTAGAATATAGAAAGAACCTGGGTAATCTTTTTAACACAGAAGAAACAATCTGGAACAACCTAAACTTTGGTGTTAATACTACAATAATGTATACAAAGGTAGAGATTGACCCAACCATTACCACATTTAATGGTTCTAATATTGCACCAACTAATGTAGAAAGACAATTACAAGGAGCTTCTCCTTTTCTGGTAAATGCAGATGTTGTATATGCCAAAGAATTTGGTAATCATAAAATTACTTCAACTTTAGATTTTAACATTTTCGGAGATAGAGTGTATTCTGCTGGTGGAAATGGAGTAGGAGATATTTTTGAAAAAGGATTTGGAGTACTAAACTTTAATTTCAAAGATGAGATCGGAAAGCATGTTGAAATAAGCCTTAAAGCTAAAAATTTATTAAACCCATCTATAGAACGATACCAGGATCAGGAAGACTTAGGTCAGGAGTTTACCACCTATAAATTTGATAACGGAATCAACTTTAGTCTTGGGGTTACTTTTAAACTTTAA
- a CDS encoding toxin-antitoxin system YwqK family antitoxin, with protein sequence MKKIIVAMAILFSATAMAQDVKPTFEKQGDQIKGTFYFEDGTVRQQGFYNKEGKLHGEWKSYDATGKKIAMGQYDNGVKTGKWFFWNADKLSEVNYNKNQIADVTTWSGKDNVVVNYKN encoded by the coding sequence ATGAAAAAGATAATAGTAGCAATGGCCATTTTATTTTCTGCAACCGCAATGGCTCAGGATGTAAAGCCGACTTTTGAAAAGCAAGGAGATCAGATTAAAGGTACATTTTATTTTGAAGATGGAACAGTAAGACAACAAGGTTTCTATAATAAAGAAGGTAAGCTTCATGGAGAATGGAAATCGTATGATGCTACAGGAAAGAAAATTGCCATGGGGCAATATGATAATGGAGTAAAAACAGGGAAATGGTTTTTCTGGAATGCAGATAAGTTATCAGAAGTAAATTATAATAAAAATCAAATCGCTGATGTAACAACTTGGTCAGGTAAAGACAATGTGGTTGTGAATTATAAAAACTAG
- the chrA gene encoding chromate efflux transporter → MNNKKRLIEVAIVFFKLGCFAFGGPAAHIAMMENEVVDKRKWMDKQHFLDLIGATNLIPGPNSTEMTMHCGHERAGTAGLFVAGACFIFPAVVITGALAWFYTSYGQLPEVTPFISGIKPAVLAIILSAILKLGKKALKNWELGIIGILVLIISLLGVNEVIALLSAGLFGTLYFYFKSKLNTSPKSIAPFFIFKISTFTFIKLSSIKVLWTFFKVGAILYGSGYVLFAYLDAELVTKGWLTRSELIDAIAVGQFTPGPVLSTATFIGYQLAGFWGAIAATLGIFLPSFLFVLLLNPLVPKMRKSKTLSYFLDTVNIAAVAIMLSVLFVMSLDTLIDWKAISIALVGVIMIFGFKKVNPMWIVLGGSLLGYVLSLV, encoded by the coding sequence ATGAATAACAAGAAAAGACTTATTGAGGTTGCTATTGTTTTTTTTAAGCTAGGTTGTTTTGCTTTTGGTGGTCCGGCAGCACATATTGCCATGATGGAAAATGAAGTAGTTGATAAAAGGAAATGGATGGACAAACAACATTTTCTGGATCTTATCGGAGCCACCAACTTAATTCCTGGTCCCAATTCTACCGAGATGACCATGCATTGTGGTCATGAGCGTGCCGGAACTGCTGGTCTATTTGTTGCCGGAGCTTGTTTTATTTTTCCTGCAGTAGTCATTACAGGAGCGTTGGCTTGGTTTTATACTTCTTATGGACAGTTACCCGAAGTAACTCCTTTTATTTCTGGTATCAAACCCGCTGTACTTGCTATTATTTTATCGGCAATTCTAAAATTAGGAAAAAAAGCATTAAAAAACTGGGAGCTAGGTATAATAGGAATTTTAGTACTAATTATTAGCTTATTGGGAGTAAATGAAGTTATTGCATTGTTAAGTGCAGGGCTTTTTGGAACACTATATTTTTATTTTAAATCTAAACTAAATACCTCACCTAAATCCATTGCCCCATTCTTCATATTTAAAATTTCTACATTTACTTTTATTAAACTTTCTTCTATAAAAGTTCTTTGGACATTTTTTAAAGTTGGTGCTATATTATATGGTAGTGGTTATGTTTTGTTTGCATATCTTGATGCAGAATTAGTTACAAAAGGCTGGTTAACCAGATCAGAATTGATAGATGCCATTGCAGTTGGTCAATTTACACCAGGTCCTGTTTTATCTACTGCAACCTTTATTGGTTATCAATTAGCTGGATTTTGGGGAGCCATAGCGGCTACACTAGGAATCTTTCTCCCTTCTTTTCTTTTTGTATTACTTCTTAATCCATTAGTGCCCAAAATGAGAAAATCCAAAACACTTAGCTATTTTCTTGATACTGTTAATATTGCGGCGGTCGCTATCATGTTATCGGTATTGTTTGTAATGTCTTTAGATACCTTAATCGACTGGAAAGCAATAAGTATTGCTTTGGTGGGTGTTATTATGATTTTTGGGTTTAAGAAAGTAAATCCTATGTGGATTGTACTTGGAGGATCACTTTTGGGATACGTGCTAAGTCTTGTATAG
- a CDS encoding porin — translation MKLKNTLTALVLFTLCFVNAQETTETKFGKGILNVVAKDSSWSMKFATRFQLLSTTGWDINDNNYSKPETNFLVRRARLKFSGFAYSPKIKYKIELGVSNRDISGASEFTSNAPRYILDAVIKWNFYKNFTLWAGQTKLPGNVERVISSANLQLVDRSRLNSRFNIDRDLGIQLRHHFKLSDKFIVREAFAISQGEGRNITSGNLGGHQYTGRLELLPFGKFKSKGDYKGGDLKREQTPKLMLAATYDFNADAVKNRSNQGSYMQTGTGFYETNISTIFVDAMFKYKGFSFMGEFADREADEAIAVEEDGTPTGDIVQVGNAINLQAGYLFKSNWEIAGRYTNLNYDAIVGKNLEEQYTLGVSKYVAGHNLKVQSDISYTTEDGNGSGLMYRLQFDIHF, via the coding sequence ATGAAATTAAAGAATACACTAACAGCGTTAGTTCTATTTACGCTTTGTTTTGTAAATGCTCAGGAAACTACTGAGACTAAATTTGGAAAAGGAATCTTAAATGTTGTTGCCAAAGACAGCTCATGGAGCATGAAATTTGCAACCAGATTTCAATTACTTTCTACTACCGGTTGGGATATTAACGATAATAATTATAGTAAACCAGAAACCAATTTTCTCGTAAGAAGAGCACGTTTAAAATTTAGCGGTTTTGCTTATAGTCCAAAAATTAAATATAAAATAGAATTGGGGGTATCTAATAGAGATATTTCTGGAGCTTCAGAATTCACTAGCAATGCTCCACGTTATATTCTAGATGCTGTTATAAAGTGGAATTTCTATAAAAACTTTACACTTTGGGCGGGGCAAACTAAACTACCAGGCAATGTAGAACGTGTTATTTCTTCAGCAAACTTACAATTAGTAGATCGTTCTAGGTTAAATAGTCGTTTTAATATAGACCGTGATTTAGGAATACAGTTAAGACATCACTTTAAATTATCAGATAAATTTATCGTTAGAGAAGCTTTTGCAATTTCCCAGGGAGAAGGAAGAAATATTACCAGCGGGAATTTAGGTGGCCATCAATACACAGGAAGATTAGAATTATTACCTTTTGGGAAATTTAAAAGTAAAGGAGATTATAAAGGAGGAGATCTTAAGAGAGAACAAACTCCCAAATTAATGCTGGCGGCAACTTATGACTTTAATGCAGATGCTGTAAAAAACAGAAGTAATCAAGGGTCTTACATGCAAACCGGTACTGGTTTTTATGAAACCAATATTTCTACCATATTTGTAGATGCTATGTTTAAGTATAAAGGCTTTTCTTTTATGGGAGAATTTGCCGATAGAGAAGCTGATGAAGCAATTGCAGTAGAAGAAGACGGGACACCAACCGGAGATATAGTTCAGGTGGGTAATGCGATAAATCTTCAAGCTGGATATTTGTTTAAAAGTAATTGGGAAATAGCAGGACGCTATACTAATCTTAATTATGATGCAATTGTTGGAAAAAATCTTGAAGAACAATATACCCTTGGGGTATCTAAATATGTAGCTGGTCATAACTTAAAAGTTCAATCCGATATAAGTTATACCACTGAAGATGGTAATGGTAGTGGGTTAATGTATAGATTACAATTTGATATACATTTCTAA
- a CDS encoding inorganic phosphate transporter — MDNIYLLMVVALAILAVADLIVGVSNDAVNFLNSAIGSKAVSFRTIMIVASIGIAAGAVFSSGLMEVARKGIFNPGEFYFDEIMIIFMAVMITDILLLDFFNTLGMPTSTTVSIVFNLLGAAVSIALIKIGADQGLAFSDLGNYINTKTATKIISGILLSVVIAFSVGAIVQFITRLLLSYNFEKKAKWVGALFGGIALTALLYFIFMKGIKGTNYAKAIVDILYNGGPEGLLDWANNYFGSTYENVKELAKAQKNLFKIDGDAGTIKMTLRGYLETYVFQIVAAGFVLWSVLSYILINFFKVNIYKLIIIVGTFGLALAFSGNDLVNFIGVPIAGWQSYEAWVASGIPATEFSMDVLAKKVDTPTLLLFGSGIIMVLTLWFSKKARYVADTEINLSREGEAKERFKPNFLSRGVVRSTVLISQGLGAITPKPAMEFIENRFSKPVIDLPKNKTYEMPAFDMVRAAVNLMVAGVLISIATSMGLPLSTTYVTFMVAMGTSLADRAWGTESAVYRVAGVLNVIGGWFFTAISAFVAAATVAFLINLGGPIMVAVLLLIAVLLLARNTINYRKRVKAEKAEDSLKNSESSSVQGVIEESADNIKSFVNRGNKIYTSTIESLVKYDLIALKKSKKGIAKLDEEVEELRDNIFYFIKNLDESSVGASNFYINILGYLQDMSQSLEYITKASHKHVNNNHKKLRFNQIKDLKEIEEQLNELFRQIKKAFSDRDFDHIDTIINEKQELFNKVNQKIDKQVARTRTEENSPKNTTLYFGLLLETKDLITATMNLLETYREHK; from the coding sequence ATGGATAATATTTATTTATTAATGGTAGTCGCGCTAGCAATATTAGCGGTTGCCGACCTTATTGTGGGAGTTAGTAATGATGCTGTTAACTTCTTAAATTCTGCTATTGGTTCTAAAGCAGTTTCTTTTAGAACAATAATGATTGTTGCCAGTATTGGTATTGCAGCTGGAGCCGTTTTCTCTAGTGGATTAATGGAAGTAGCAAGGAAAGGAATTTTTAATCCTGGTGAATTCTATTTTGATGAAATCATGATCATTTTTATGGCAGTTATGATTACCGACATTCTCCTTCTCGACTTTTTTAATACACTGGGGATGCCAACTTCGACAACGGTATCTATTGTATTTAATCTTTTGGGAGCAGCAGTATCTATTGCACTAATTAAAATTGGAGCAGATCAAGGGTTAGCTTTTTCTGATTTAGGAAATTACATTAACACCAAGACAGCAACAAAAATTATTAGTGGTATTTTGCTCTCGGTAGTGATAGCATTCTCGGTAGGTGCTATTGTACAATTTATAACTCGTTTATTACTATCCTATAATTTTGAAAAGAAAGCTAAATGGGTTGGTGCTTTATTCGGAGGAATTGCATTAACTGCATTATTGTATTTCATTTTCATGAAAGGAATTAAAGGAACCAATTACGCCAAAGCTATAGTTGATATTCTATACAATGGCGGTCCTGAAGGGCTATTAGATTGGGCTAATAATTATTTTGGTAGTACGTATGAAAATGTAAAGGAACTGGCAAAAGCTCAGAAAAACCTTTTCAAGATAGATGGTGATGCAGGAACAATCAAAATGACCTTAAGAGGATATTTAGAAACCTATGTGTTTCAGATCGTAGCTGCCGGTTTTGTATTGTGGTCAGTATTATCATATATACTTATTAATTTCTTTAAAGTAAATATTTATAAGCTTATTATTATTGTAGGTACATTTGGATTAGCATTAGCTTTTTCGGGTAATGATTTGGTAAACTTTATTGGTGTACCTATAGCGGGCTGGCAATCTTATGAAGCCTGGGTAGCTTCTGGTATTCCTGCTACTGAGTTTTCTATGGATGTTTTAGCCAAAAAAGTAGACACTCCTACCTTACTACTATTTGGTTCAGGAATAATAATGGTACTTACATTATGGTTTTCAAAAAAAGCTCGATATGTTGCCGATACCGAAATTAACCTTTCTAGAGAAGGAGAAGCTAAAGAACGTTTTAAACCAAATTTTCTATCAAGAGGTGTTGTAAGAAGTACTGTTTTGATATCTCAAGGACTTGGTGCAATTACACCAAAACCTGCAATGGAGTTTATAGAAAACAGATTTTCTAAACCTGTTATAGACTTACCAAAGAACAAGACTTATGAAATGCCTGCATTTGATATGGTAAGAGCTGCAGTAAACCTTATGGTTGCCGGAGTCTTAATTTCTATTGCAACTTCTATGGGATTACCACTTTCTACAACCTATGTTACTTTTATGGTAGCAATGGGTACCTCATTAGCAGATAGAGCGTGGGGAACAGAGAGTGCAGTATATCGTGTAGCAGGAGTACTTAACGTAATTGGCGGATGGTTCTTTACTGCTATAAGCGCATTCGTTGCAGCTGCAACAGTAGCGTTTTTGATTAATCTTGGTGGCCCTATAATGGTTGCAGTCTTATTACTTATTGCTGTATTACTTTTGGCAAGAAATACCATTAATTATAGAAAGAGAGTTAAAGCAGAGAAAGCAGAAGATAGTCTTAAAAATTCTGAGAGTAGCTCTGTTCAAGGAGTTATCGAAGAAAGTGCAGATAATATCAAATCCTTTGTAAATAGAGGAAATAAAATTTACACAAGCACGATAGAAAGCCTTGTGAAATATGATTTAATCGCCTTAAAGAAAAGTAAAAAAGGAATTGCTAAACTAGATGAAGAAGTTGAAGAACTAAGAGATAATATTTTCTACTTTATCAAGAATCTGGATGAGTCTAGTGTAGGTGCCAGTAATTTTTATATTAATATTTTAGGGTATCTGCAAGATATGTCTCAGTCTTTAGAATATATCACCAAAGCAAGTCACAAGCATGTAAACAACAATCATAAAAAACTTCGATTTAATCAGATTAAAGATTTAAAAGAAATCGAAGAACAATTAAATGAGTTGTTCAGGCAAATCAAAAAAGCATTTAGTGATAGAGATTTTGATCATATTGATACCATTATTAATGAAAAACAAGAACTCTTTAATAAGGTAAATCAAAAAATAGATAAACAAGTTGCCAGAACGAGAACTGAAGAAAATAGTCCAAAAAACACCACCTTGTATTTTGGATTACTATTAGAAACCAAAGATCTTATTACCGCAACAATGAATTTGTTAGAGACCTATAGAGAACACAAATAG
- a CDS encoding response regulator transcription factor — MNKKDISILLVDDEPDILEIVGYNLTAEGYTVITAENGVEAVKAAKKKKPHLIILDVMMPEMDGIEACEHIRKLPDLQNTIITFLTARGEDYSQVAGFDAGADDYITKPIRPKVLVSKVKALLRRLKEEESSDNVVKIGNLVINRDEYKIVKDKKEIVLPRKEFELLSLLASKPGKVFKREDILDKVWGNEVIVGGRTIDVHIRKLREKIGDNSFKTIKGVGYKFVV; from the coding sequence ATGAACAAAAAAGATATTTCGATACTATTAGTTGATGATGAACCCGATATTTTAGAAATTGTCGGGTATAACCTTACTGCAGAAGGATATACAGTAATAACTGCAGAAAATGGTGTTGAAGCTGTAAAAGCTGCAAAAAAGAAAAAACCACATCTAATTATTCTAGATGTAATGATGCCAGAGATGGATGGTATAGAAGCCTGTGAGCATATAAGAAAGTTACCAGACTTACAAAATACAATCATTACCTTCCTTACAGCACGTGGTGAAGACTATTCTCAAGTTGCCGGATTTGATGCCGGTGCAGATGATTATATTACAAAACCCATTCGTCCAAAAGTTTTAGTAAGTAAAGTAAAAGCCCTATTGAGAAGACTTAAAGAAGAAGAGTCTTCAGACAATGTTGTTAAAATAGGAAATTTGGTCATTAACAGAGATGAATACAAAATTGTTAAAGACAAAAAAGAAATTGTATTACCAAGAAAAGAATTCGAATTACTATCTTTATTGGCCTCTAAGCCTGGCAAAGTTTTTAAGCGAGAAGATATTCTTGATAAGGTTTGGGGTAATGAGGTCATTGTAGGCGGTCGTACAATTGATGTGCACATTAGAAAATTAAGAGAGAAAATCGGCGATAATAGTTTTAAAACTATTAAAGGAGTAGGATATAAGTTTGTAGTTTAA
- a CDS encoding sensor histidine kinase, with product MAENFKKSYRFAYLSSLYITILLTLALSVFLYIQSLFNPFIIFGFIVTCYLICFLIIQYRVEKFIYRRVRKIYDDIEMLEVDSIGEGPVTTDMRTLIKEVEKFAQQRKTEIETLKIREAYRKEFMGNVSHELKTPLFTVQGYILTLLDGAMDDPEILDKYLNRANKGVERLIYIVNDLDMITKLEVGDLNLNYTNFDIVELVQSVFDLYEMKAAKKNIALTFDMNYEEPVLVHADKERIQQVLSNLIVNSIKYGKEDGTTEVSIEDLIRNKTIVRITDNGEGIAQAHIPRLFERFYRVDKSGSRKEGGSGLGLAIVKHIIEAHHERIYVESDYRVGSEFSFTMEKVKKFPIVNISTKTT from the coding sequence ATGGCAGAAAACTTTAAAAAGTCGTATAGATTTGCATATCTATCTTCTTTATATATAACCATATTATTAACGCTCGCATTGAGCGTTTTTTTATACATTCAATCACTGTTTAATCCATTTATTATATTTGGTTTTATAGTGACTTGTTATCTGATTTGTTTTCTCATTATTCAATATAGAGTAGAAAAATTTATTTATCGTAGAGTACGAAAAATCTATGATGATATCGAAATGCTGGAAGTAGATTCTATCGGAGAAGGCCCCGTGACTACAGATATGAGAACTCTTATTAAAGAAGTTGAAAAGTTTGCTCAACAAAGAAAAACAGAGATCGAAACTCTAAAAATCAGAGAAGCCTATCGTAAAGAATTTATGGGTAACGTTTCTCATGAGTTAAAAACACCCCTGTTTACTGTTCAGGGATATATTCTTACCCTCCTGGATGGAGCAATGGATGATCCCGAAATTCTTGACAAATATTTAAATCGAGCAAACAAAGGAGTTGAACGCTTGATTTATATTGTAAATGATCTGGATATGATTACCAAACTTGAAGTAGGTGATCTTAATCTTAATTATACCAATTTTGATATTGTAGAATTAGTACAAAGTGTGTTTGATTTATATGAAATGAAAGCTGCAAAAAAGAATATTGCTCTTACGTTTGATATGAATTATGAAGAACCTGTACTTGTACATGCCGATAAAGAGCGCATACAACAAGTACTTTCTAATTTGATTGTAAACTCAATAAAATACGGAAAAGAAGATGGTACTACAGAAGTAAGCATCGAAGATTTAATCCGAAATAAAACCATTGTTAGAATTACAGATAATGGTGAAGGAATTGCACAAGCCCATATTCCACGATTGTTTGAGCGTTTTTATCGCGTAGACAAAAGTGGATCGCGTAAAGAAGGTGGGTCCGGTCTTGGGCTAGCTATTGTAAAACACATTATCGAGGCACATCATGAGCGCATTTATGTAGAAAGCGATTATCGAGTGGGAAGTGAATTTTCATTTACTATGGAAAAAGTGAAAAAGTTCCCTATAGTCAATATCAGTACTAAAACTACTTAG
- a CDS encoding glycosyltransferase, with the protein MNKKVLVAPLNWGLGHATRCIPIINALLAEGLEPVIASDGVALSLLKKEFPMLLTKELPSYNIEYSKKGSNFKLKMLLNSPKIAHAISAEKKAIKKIIEEENFCGIISDNRMGVRHKSIPSVFITHQLTVLSGKTTSISTKLHNKYIKKFDVCWVPDMADDPNLSGELGHPKRNNIPVTYLGPLSRFEYQIVPKKYDIMVLLSGPEPQRTLLEQKLFYEFEQSDKRIVFVRGLIEETQQTFVKNNITIHNYLTGKDLEDTINSSNLIISRSGYTTVMDLAKLKKKAFFIPTPGQFEQEYLAERLTVNKLVPSCNQNEFTLTKLRDLNAYRGLSSFSTDIDYRELFHFFHSK; encoded by the coding sequence TTGAATAAAAAAGTACTTGTTGCTCCTCTTAATTGGGGACTAGGTCATGCAACCCGATGTATTCCTATTATCAATGCATTACTGGCAGAAGGTCTGGAGCCTGTTATTGCTTCTGATGGGGTTGCCTTATCGTTATTAAAGAAGGAGTTTCCTATGCTACTTACCAAAGAACTCCCTTCTTATAATATAGAGTATTCTAAAAAAGGGAGTAATTTCAAATTAAAGATGTTGTTAAACAGTCCTAAAATTGCTCATGCAATTAGTGCTGAAAAAAAAGCAATAAAAAAAATCATTGAAGAGGAAAATTTTTGTGGTATTATCTCTGATAACAGAATGGGAGTACGACATAAGAGTATTCCTTCGGTATTTATTACACATCAACTTACTGTATTAAGCGGAAAAACTACTTCTATAAGTACTAAACTACATAATAAGTATATTAAAAAATTTGATGTGTGTTGGGTTCCTGATATGGCAGATGATCCTAATCTTAGTGGTGAGTTAGGGCATCCTAAGAGAAACAATATTCCCGTGACTTATCTTGGGCCACTAAGTAGATTTGAATATCAAATTGTACCTAAAAAATACGATATTATGGTATTGCTTTCTGGGCCAGAACCACAACGTACTTTACTAGAACAAAAACTGTTTTATGAATTTGAACAAAGTGATAAGAGGATTGTATTTGTACGTGGACTTATTGAAGAAACCCAACAGACGTTTGTAAAAAATAATATTACTATTCATAATTATTTAACCGGAAAAGATCTGGAAGATACTATTAATAGTAGTAACCTGATTATTTCTAGATCTGGATATACAACAGTAATGGATCTTGCAAAACTGAAGAAAAAAGCTTTCTTTATCCCAACTCCCGGACAGTTTGAGCAAGAATATCTTGCAGAGCGTTTAACGGTTAATAAGTTAGTTCCTAGTTGTAACCAGAACGAGTTTACATTAACAAAACTAAGGGATTTAAATGCATACAGAGGGCTAAGTAGTTTTAGTACTGATATTGACTATAGGGAACTTTTTCACTTTTTCCATAGTAAATGA